One window of the Candidatus Zixiibacteriota bacterium genome contains the following:
- a CDS encoding adenylosuccinate synthase: SQGGANAGHTVIIDDQEYILHLIPSGILHPDKACLIGNGVVTDLWRLADEIDGLENRGIEARRRLFISGLSHLVMPYHKWTEKMLEDCRGKKSIGTTLRGIGPTYTDKYSRVGIRVYDLYFPDVLRDKLETNWLLKKEIIAKYGEGDFVQMENLHERLFEFGREIKAMVVDAPIYVEKAHREGRSILFEGAQGTLLDIDYGTFPYVTSSNTTVAGALTGLGVPPAYVGEVIGIVKAYQTRVGNGPFPTEQNNDIGEQLRVVGKEFGASTGRSRRTGWLDLVLLKYSARINGLTGLAITKLDVLDELDEIKVCTRYKLPEENSDFLIANLDKVEPVYETLPGWKSSIKGMTSFEQLPAQTKEYIKFIEDYVGCKAKIISTGAAREETIMM, encoded by the coding sequence TGCCTGATTGGCAACGGCGTGGTAACTGACCTGTGGCGACTTGCCGATGAAATCGACGGTCTCGAAAACCGCGGTATCGAAGCACGACGCAGGCTGTTCATCTCAGGGTTGTCGCATCTGGTAATGCCGTATCATAAATGGACCGAAAAGATGCTCGAAGACTGCCGTGGTAAGAAATCGATCGGCACGACACTGCGGGGAATCGGACCTACCTACACCGACAAATATTCACGCGTGGGAATCCGTGTCTACGATCTGTACTTTCCCGATGTCCTGCGGGATAAACTCGAAACCAACTGGCTTTTGAAAAAAGAGATCATCGCAAAGTATGGCGAAGGTGATTTCGTTCAAATGGAGAACCTGCATGAGCGCCTGTTCGAATTCGGCCGGGAGATCAAAGCGATGGTAGTAGATGCCCCTATCTATGTCGAGAAAGCTCACCGCGAGGGCAGGTCGATCCTGTTCGAAGGCGCACAGGGAACGCTTCTGGATATAGACTACGGTACATTTCCCTACGTCACCTCCTCCAACACAACAGTTGCCGGCGCACTGACCGGCCTGGGAGTACCGCCAGCCTATGTCGGCGAGGTTATCGGGATTGTCAAGGCTTATCAAACCCGGGTTGGAAACGGACCTTTTCCAACCGAACAGAATAACGACATTGGCGAACAACTCCGCGTCGTCGGAAAAGAATTCGGCGCGTCAACTGGAAGATCACGCAGGACCGGGTGGCTCGATCTGGTGCTGTTGAAATACTCCGCACGGATCAACGGCCTGACAGGGCTTGCGATCACCAAGCTCGACGTGCTCGATGAGCTGGATGAGATCAAAGTCTGTACTCGATATAAGCTACCCGAAGAAAATAGTGATTTCCTGATAGCCAACCTCGACAAAGTCGAGCCTGTCTATGAAACCCTGCCGGGCTGGAAAAGCTCTATCAAGGGCATGACCAGCTTCGAACAGCTTCCCGCCCAAACCAAAGAATATATCAAGTTTATCGAAGACTATGTCGGATGCAAGGCGAAAATTATCTCCACCGGCGCGGCACGCGAAGAAACGATAATGATGTAA